GAAAGGAAATCTTCAACTCCTTTATATAAAAAGCCAATTCCGAAATCAGTTCTGTTCCAATGTCCGAAAtgtcaaataaactttttcaaCTACAGAAACGGTCTACGACATAGAATTGTTTGTGAAAAGGTGGAAAATACAACGGGAGTTGTAGTTAATTGTGGGAAATGCGATAGGAAATTCCTTTCGGCGCATATAAGAGGGCATTATCAACAACACAGCATGACGACCGACTTCAATATACAAGTAATTGTCGACGGGATAGAACATAAAATTCTATATCGTTGCATGAaatgtaaagtttgtatggaaGAGAGGCGTTGCAGGACACATTTTCAGACTAGTTGCAATAATATTGGTGTTCCTtgcataatttgtaataataaaatcgacAGAGATTACATGTTGAAGCACAAGGAGGCGCATAGCCGCATGGGTTTGACCAAAGCTGACATTATATTAGTCGATGTCCTCGACTAATTAAAAccgatagaaaaaaatcaccacataaataacaacaaataatttttaaaaagtaatttaaaaaaaaattataaaaacaaataataaaaataataattaaaaaaaaatgttagtttttAGTTATCATACTTCTCCATACGGCTTGAccgatttgaaataaattttatatgtatagtcaGTATAATGAGAATAGGTTATCTGTTTTTTATACCACCCAAACGAAGCCTGGttgggccgctagtatttatatagttataaaatacctactattttttactaatcactAATAATTGTAAGAACAATTATatgatttgtaataaaacaatttatttgtaagaattaacaaaatgttttaaaatatttctattccctttttttataatttgtttttattagtttaaatttattttcttttagtcGTAGTgactattttgtttttatgtatttattttttatgtattctgtttctaaattctttattcaatttaggatgatatacatcacttattgacgtcaaaaaatcacttaaactaagtctaccgcagacttccaaagcgcaggtgaagaagaagcggcgcaacaaaaggacgtcaattaacaaatataagtcTTATATCATACCAgccttaaatatatttaattagcaTTAGGTGTAATGTACTAAGTAATTGCATATCCAACTTATTGCAATATATAATAccattatatacaaaaaaaatgttgtaatctatttctaattattaaaattttataaggaCTTggtcaataattatattaacaatttttgttaattgtcTTGTATaggaaaatttttaaataaaaccacgtaattaaaaaaaaaatcatagttttatttttactaatctatttatctactaaactaatataatacataaactGTATAGCCACGTATGTATAGCATTGATCACAGGAATCAATTTACACACAGTACTGtcaatatttgtaaatgtatcaatatttttttcacaaaaattccTTATttgttacaagcttttattgtcgtcagagagatcttgtggcatttaacgcctgacaagaacccatgtccgtgctgtaaaccgctGAGTTCCCACGTCGGGacccgatcctgggtgcaccatcaggtcatgtttatcataataattcactgaagcgacgtgataaatttcaactctgtaggacatcGTCAACGTCTGGAAGTTGGAGAAATATAACTtgaaagatttgattacagacagacaagcaaacatcgcacaggtgaaactaaataaaagcgtGTAAAATTGAGTTACGAAATTGCCCCCAAACACGGTTATATACTACATTCAAAATCAAAGGGGTGTGAAGCAAGTTGTCCTGTTCGAAACTCATCAAATTCGCAGCTCgtccatttatattttacaactcGTAGTTGCGAATGGGACGAGTTCCGAACAGGACGAGTTGCAAATGGGATAAGTTGCGATTTGGACGAGTTGAGAATGGAACGATTTGCGTTGCACCCAATGAAAGCTTATTGTTTCGAACTAGAGTTTGTCTGTCCGCTGGCATCGAGcctatttattgaaaatacttaTACTCTTAATAATGAATCCATATTAAAACCACGGACCATATATAATATCAACCATTATCAACTTGTGCTGTGCACAGTGAGACATAGACTTCACATAAAGGCGCGTGGCTTATTTCGTTTTTTGTCACCATTTCCCCACTcgtctgcctcagccccgcgtATCACGCTTTTGTTAGAGAAATGGCAATGAGGTTGTCGTTTTCGCTTCGTGGAACACGCTAATTCATTTAGAACACTTCAAATGAACACTGTTCGCATCGCAAACTTCACAAGAGCAGTCTCGACTCATTGTGTCGCACACACACTCGCGCGTCTCCGTCATAGCACAATAATGACACTCCTTCGTCTCGAATATCGACGAGCACTTAAAACAATACTTCACTTCACTGTTAGGCAATGCTAGAGTTTTATTGTCACTTTTCTTTCTGACGTTCTTGCATTTCttgtaaaagtaattaattttactctGATCGTCATTTTTTACTTCCTGCTTCTCCTCGTTGTCGacaattttatacacagtTATATATTCCTTTCTACTGGATCTCCTCTCTTTCTCGTGAAAaaacttctttattttctccaaaATCATTTGCGACGTGTCGTCCAATTCTTTGTCTTCTACTTTGTCGAtgaattttatgtttgtatcgGAAATTGTGTCTGGATCTTTCgatttatctaaaatatcaTCTACCGAGTTAATTTTCATTCCATTCCTTTCGAGAGCTGCataattttcatgtaaatcatttgaaattacattttgcgtaacatttttatttgaatgccTCGGGTTTCTTTGTAATGGCGGCAAATTTTCAGGTACAACACTATCAACATATTTCATTGTATGATTATAATCTACTTCATCAACAATTTCATTaggtacattaattttatcatcttGTTCAATTTTAACTTCATTTGCGTTCATCACTGGTTCTATAGGTATATCGATATTTTCTAGATTCGATAATATTTCATCATTTATCAAATCAACATCTATATTATCACTTTTGTCATCATCATTGTCTTTTTCGatatttttcctatttttaatacaaccCAATATGCTTTCGAGCTTTTGCTTTTTGCTCGTAAACTTGTGATCAACTTGTTTATCATTATACGATTTGCTATgtgtaaaatttgtttgtgtacattgtaaataacttattttattttctggaCTCGGTTGTCTGATGTAAATGGcatctgaaaataaacatattttactattattttcaattaagcACATAAtactaatagttttatttcttacatagAATTTTTTCTATGTAATATCTAAAAGCAATGCCGAGGATTTAGAGGCGTGCCGTATACTCCAGCAacaagagcatagctcttcaataagaagattttttttaaactactggaaaaaataatatctcctTTTTcagttgaataaatataaaaacaatattctcgaagataatagttatatttagtttaaattttcgttATTGTAGACCTGGTGGTTAGACCTGATGGCGGGAACAGCTCCCAGGAACAGGAAACGAGGAAACTTCTCTACAATGAATAGCACTTGTAAACCCCGTCAAAATTGGATAAGCCGTTTCAAAGATTACCctgaacaaacagacagacttcaatatttacgagtacgagAGAAGGGAAAATTATTTCGAATCacaacacatatttttaaatgagaaagtaagtttgtcacctcttcacgctctgtctactcaaccaatcttcttgaaattttgcatgcatgtagtttgaagtacggagaagaacCTAGGGTTTATCCTGGAAAAACCACCGAAAAAGTTgatctatctgtctgtctgttccacttTCTCGGCTAAACCGCttgaccgattttaatgaaatttgttacacataCAATTAAAGGCTCCCGTTCAAACatgggatatatttttttttcaaaaaacaacTCCCAATCGACTATAACGAGGAGTGAAAGATTGTGTTGCGCTTGCGCAGAATAGTAGTAAAGTATAATGAGTAAACACACCCTCAGAGTAGTTGTGGTCGGGCGCGGGCTCCCACCACACGGGGCTGGCGCACGTCAGCACCTCCAGCCAGCCCTCCGAGTCCAGCGACTCCGACTGCGGCTCCAGCGCAACACGGCTGGGTTCCACTTCTAAAACACACAAAtacataagtaaaaataaaatagaaacaaaaaaaccttaagcatttttacgttttgagccctttagtttttttttttttgtaataaaaaataatataaaaaaatatttattttaagacaaTATGAATCCATTGTGTCAGTGatcttaaaaactaattataataaagtaatatataaggacaaatcacacagattgagctagccccaaagtaagttcgagacttgtgttatgggatgctaactcgacgatactatattctataacatatacatatatagataaacatccaagacgcgggtcaattagaaaaagatcattttccatgtcgCTCTGATAAAACTAAAGATTTGCTTTATGTTTTGTTGGAATGTGATCAGTACTCAAGCTTAAGAAATAAACTCCAACGGGATCTCTCTCTTCGGGCAATGGTGAGATCAACATTACGTTGAACAAGCCGTTCTCGGAAGGCCagatgtatttatatgtattctgGTGAGGGGTGGTGTATGcaaagggtgaatttcacgaccgtTTGAACTCGGAGAACGCGTTCAGTTTCAGAACGcgtgtcgcacatttttttaaaataaagaatcatttttaaattaaatatttataaaattaacattgtacccttcacatgtatataaaataggataattaaattgattactgtgtatggtacaatttaattgctctgactggggatcgaaaccgggacctccagtggctacactggaggtcccggttCATCAAATGGAGatcgtcaaaatatttttatatcattcataatttatagtaTATCGGCAAGCCGAAGGCGCGATGGTCTGACGAACTGTCGGCCTGTTGAGGAAtagaagtggttggaaacaaagaggggaggcttttgcccagcagtgggacctgggagctacataaaaaaatattatagtattcgAAAAgagacatatatttttcaccaAGGCAGCTGGTAGGCAAttgcattcccaaggagggttaacgtcagtCAACTTCATTTGTGAAATCACAACCGAATcgtgaaaattttaagaatttagATCAAACATTGTCACGTTGCATTgaacctaataaataaatttttagaataaatagaTGTTAGAACCAGGGTTTAACAAGTACTTCGTACGGAGTacatactaattccatggtttgaACAGTGTAAAAACTTATCAAGTTTTCATGTTAATAAGTATCTCttttattaactaaattatgaaaaaataattaaacatagaGACATGCCACTAAGCTATAGCTAtttgttgattaaaaaaatcattactcTACTATCACAATCTGGCGAGTACTCAGGGTACTACGTATGTATGAAAATACGGCCCTGTGATTGCCTCTAAAGCTGTTAAGTTCAGTGAGACGAGAcgagatgagaaagagagacatACCTTTATGTGGTACACCCAGCTTCCTCTTGTTCGTCCTCGCCACCATCTTGAAGTTATGTTTGGGCTTCAGCCACACCCTTTGCTTCTCCACTCTAGGTCGCCTCTGCACTTGTTTCGGGGATTCATTAATGGTAATGGTACCTTTAATAGgggatgaaagtttgtttgaaaAGTGTTCCCAGTGTgttcgaattcaaattcaaatcatttattcagaaattagatgaTTACAGTCACTTTTTCAtcattaaatagttatttctcacaagctacaaacttgCCAGTTGTTTgtagaaataactataaatataaaaattgacgagaaaaagtgcctgtgaaggtctaatttctgtataaatgatttgaatttgccAAATTTTTGATTCGATTGATGATTATTCGAAGGCCCTCATTTCATTagaaataacagtgaaaaatactgtgataatgacaatactttcaaagttatgacaaaaataaaatcacacatattttgactcgtccaaacgctccatacgaAATGAtacgaacaagtgacgtcacaacgtgcgaaaatgttcgcgaagaaatatatgtttgttcgtcagctacattaaatattacgtttatggggatgacttcttaataaaagttgttacaaaatctttgttatttatgatggttaaattgattattataatttcatgcTTTATGAAAATAGACTCTCCaatcaactttaaatcttcgtatttagatccagctgcattgttacagtctatggaTTATCATAacgatcctaaatatatctattttatctagactATACttggcaactaccctattatACTTAAGTAGTTCTAACGATAGTTATCTTACCTTCGACTGAGTCAGGAGATAACTGCGCCTTCTTTTTGGGCGATTTCGGTTTTGGTGACAATTTCTGCTTTTTCGttgactgaaaataataaagttaaaataaaatttcacattttgaaatcatttttattgatctaAAACAttctaaagactacttgggtaaatcaaaaatatcaaaataatcaaatttcattttacgaTTTTTCATGATTCGTaggtatttttgtcatataaaaaattagacCATCTTATTTacgattctacacatgttcactctatgtaatagccgagcgacacgagacagtacagtagcgttatgtagcggaatcgaacatagaattaacgttttatagaaacgacattaaaactaaaaaaaggattttttgtatttattacgtttagacaaacaaagtcgtagaacaaaagatgttagtctctatgtaccttatgcgcctttggaagtttatgcgttagataccagtgaccctgtatacatatattctaTTAGCTGCACCCCTGaacttcgctctcgtgggaatttccaGATAAAATgcaccctatgtgttattccacgttaaatgtatcaaatttggtaacaatcggtccagtaaattataatattagtaagattctATTAATACAACTGTAAGGGCTGTCTGTATGTGggagttcaaattcaaaatcatcattcagaaattagaccttcactggcacgggttcgatccccggtcgtcgggtcatgatggaaaatgatatttttctgatttctgggatgtttatctatatatgtttttgttgtaaaatatagtatcgttgagttagtatcccatgacacaagtctcgaacttactttggggctagctcaatctgtgtccatacatatttatatttatttatttatattaaatggtCATTTCTCacaaaataggtaataaagaaaaataattctaaatcgATATTATAGGCAGTaggtaaatgaaatttaacttgcaagatttgattacagacagacaaacaatgGGACAGacgaaactaaataaaaacttgtattcGGACACTGCTATGGCCTCCACCTGTGAGCTCCTAGTAGGAGATTTCAGCAGCTGTGTGATACTGCGCATGCTCCTGTCCTTATCCCGCAGTTGTCTCTTCTGTAACGCAGACTTCCTCCGCGTGACGATCACCTCTTTGGGCGCGATCCGAGGATCCTGACGAGGCTGGTTTTTAGATGACATCGCTgaaagattaataaataaaattgttacttaAAATTCCAGGAATGTTaattcaattcgtttatttcgtgaacacaggttacataataggtataatacatTGGAATGAGCTTCACTATGTCCCGCCATAAAGCATACGAAATTTTTGTCATTGGTTTTACAAACTgaagttacataatatttatacaataatttattctataaagtgtctacataatttatctaattgtCAGGTATTACACTAAAAGatcaaatacttaattaaattaattgaaattgtcatttagatatttagtaacagaataataagtttttttgaTAAGTAGCTTTGATAGTTCTCTCTTAAAGGTATGTGAGTTATTAGTATTTCTTAGATTTCAAGGCAATTTATTGAACAGTTTAGGAGCCATTGTATACACACTTTTATGGAGAAATACAGTGTTCATTAGCAATAAATGTAGTTTGTCTGAGCGACGTTGACTCTCTACTCGACgaaacaagttaatattattttttacaaataaaacagtttcataaatgttaaatacgtttataattatattgtggtGATATTCCACCTCACCATACCTCTCAATTTGGATTCTTACTCTTTCTTATTGAATGTGTTATTACTTAGTATTAGTGAGCTTAAACTGTCAGCcagtgcgcaggtttcctcatgatgttttctttcactggGAGCAAGTGTGTTCTATGAAAACTTGTATACATTACATGAAgcatattggtatacaaattcatgtggcacaagtCTTATTTTACAAGTGTCAACAAGTTGAGAACACATGTTATCTGGTGGGCCGCATTTTTTGACTAATTAGttgcataaatataatgtttctgTGTGTTTGTATAAATGCAAGACTTCACAATCTACAATTCTATAAAACTACAAATCCTATGTGTATAGCAAtaattaatagtatataattatcatgCATATTTCCCATGAGGGTAGGAATAAAGAGCaaagaataatatttgtcattttgtaTGTTAAGATCTAGATAACAAGTGATACAATGGAAATCAACAATTCATATTATATCAGAAAactgtaattttgtaaaaaaaatcttgtaaaatgtattatttttattcttagaACAGTTAATGGCTTTATAGATATTTCCCTTAcctgtttcattttattaggTACGCACCTATATTCAATATAGGTGAATATAGTTTTTCCTAATGCTTTGCCTACAgaataatattctattaaaatcaaatcagtTAATCCAAGTCCTTCCTAAttcgatattattttcaatcgtCCACATTCGTCATGtcatttacaattattatgttaaatcGATCGAAATTGAATGACTAATATTTGGTTGTCAAAGAgtgtttcaattttttatgttttgtgaaacgataatattatttaaaattatgtaattgttaacaatttctttcaaaatcacacgtgattttattcataaactgACTtcgaaatgtaaaaattagCCAACAACTTAAAGCAGACTGGTACTTACCGTTTCTGTATGCAAAAAGCTTTTGTGAAGAcatgaattatattatcttaGAAGTTCGCCACATAGTTAACAGCTCAGTTTCGAGaaattcgtaaaataaaaatgaatttccTTTCACCAGtcgaaattgtataaaaatgcaaCATGCAAAAAAGGCCACGAGATGTCACGAATTAGAACTATGTCACAGTAAACACGATAGAACCTTTGCACTTTAGAGAATTTCAACGTATTTCATTTAGGTATAGTTTTtcggtaggtacctactaattattCACAATACGTAATattcaagtaaaataaataggtactgtaaataataaaactatgataaaataatcacTAAACTACAACCAACATCGTCGTCCACCAAAGGCCAAAACGGTATTGATTCAATGTTTCGATTGAATTTTCGATTTATCGTTTAACAGCCagtattgttatgaaataagtTCTTAACTATTATATGCCAGGatcattttttactattatgtGAATCATCACAATACCTATGTGTATTTCCAAgcttaaacaaatttaatatctcGTCGATGGGCATTTGTAAggtattaataaacaatatctaaaataaattatcggAGTAATAGAAGGAACCTGTTGAAGAGTACTGACTGAATTGCTtaatttttcttgaaattttctcATAGATCTTAATTTTGAAAGCGGAAAGCTTGTGGAGAAATCGATTTCTCCAATGTCGAGaatcaaaaaaagaattcAAGAAAGATTACTATTGCCAagatgaatttataaaat
This sequence is a window from Plodia interpunctella isolate USDA-ARS_2022_Savannah chromosome 29, ilPloInte3.2, whole genome shotgun sequence. Protein-coding genes within it:
- the LOC128682316 gene encoding uncharacterized protein LOC128682316 isoform X2 translates to MSSKNQPRQDPRIAPKEVIVTRRKSALQKRQLRDKDRSMRSITQLLKSPTRSSQSTKKQKLSPKPKSPKKKAQLSPDSVEGTITINESPKQVQRRPRVEKQRVWLKPKHNFKMVARTNKRKLGVPHKEVEPSRVALEPQSESLDSEGWLEVLTCASPVWWEPAPDHNYSEDAIYIRQPSPENKISYLQCTQTNFTHSKSYNDKQVDHKFTSKKQKLESILGCIKNRKNIEKDNDDDKSDNIDVDLINDEILSNLENIDIPIEPVMNANEVKIEQDDKINVPNEIVDEVDYNHTMKYVDSVVPENLPPLQRNPRHSNKNVTQNVISNDLHENYAALERNGMKINSVDDILDKSKDPDTISDTNIKFIDKVEDKELDDTSQMILEKIKKFFHEKERRSSRKEYITVYKIVDNEEKQEVKNDDQSKINYFYKKCKNVRKKSDNKTLALPNSEVKYCFKCSSIFETKECHYCAMTETRECVCDTMSRDCSCEVCDANSVHLKCSK
- the LOC128682316 gene encoding uncharacterized protein LOC128682316 isoform X1; amino-acid sequence: MSSQKLFAYRNAMSSKNQPRQDPRIAPKEVIVTRRKSALQKRQLRDKDRSMRSITQLLKSPTRSSQSTKKQKLSPKPKSPKKKAQLSPDSVEGTITINESPKQVQRRPRVEKQRVWLKPKHNFKMVARTNKRKLGVPHKEVEPSRVALEPQSESLDSEGWLEVLTCASPVWWEPAPDHNYSEDAIYIRQPSPENKISYLQCTQTNFTHSKSYNDKQVDHKFTSKKQKLESILGCIKNRKNIEKDNDDDKSDNIDVDLINDEILSNLENIDIPIEPVMNANEVKIEQDDKINVPNEIVDEVDYNHTMKYVDSVVPENLPPLQRNPRHSNKNVTQNVISNDLHENYAALERNGMKINSVDDILDKSKDPDTISDTNIKFIDKVEDKELDDTSQMILEKIKKFFHEKERRSSRKEYITVYKIVDNEEKQEVKNDDQSKINYFYKKCKNVRKKSDNKTLALPNSEVKYCFKCSSIFETKECHYCAMTETRECVCDTMSRDCSCEVCDANSVHLKCSK